In a single window of the Drosophila albomicans strain 15112-1751.03 chromosome 3, ASM965048v2, whole genome shotgun sequence genome:
- the LOC117568562 gene encoding uncharacterized protein LOC117568562 isoform X1, with protein MEIKNILRIYHVFLNQSIGQDQYLTLMVILLENLQMLICLRRYFYRDSSNLYKPLITQLQYNICDLLRKSNARNFLEKYAMEHFRIYTNLNHTCPFSGHLYARNFTLDEVSIPPLPLQEYKLSIKFTQTNPSAFLGSVLLYFDATEVYHKKRPHRN; from the exons atggaaataaaaaatattttgcgaaTATATCATGTGTTCTTAAACCAATCAATTGGACAAGATCAATACTTAACATTGATGGTGATATTATTGGAGAACTTACAAATGCtcat TTGCTTGCGGAGATATTTTTATCGCGATAGCAGCAATTTGTATAAACCATTAATTACACAACTGCAGTACAACATTTGCGATCTTCTCCGCAAATCGAATGCCAGGAATTTTTTAGAGAAATATGCGATGGAacattttagaatatataccaatttaaaTCATACTTGTCCATTTTCG ggACATTTATACGCCCGTAATTTTACATTAGATGAAGTTTCCATTCCTCCGCTACCACTTCAGGAATATAAACTGTCTATTAAGTTTACTCAAACTAATCCATCGGCCTTTTTAGGCTCCGTGTTACTTTATTTTGATGCCACCGAGGTCTATCACAAAAAGAGGCCTCATCGGAATTAA
- the LOC117568562 gene encoding uncharacterized protein LOC117568562 isoform X2, which yields MEIKNILRIYHVFLNQSIGQDQYLTLMVILLENLQMLICLRRYFYRDSSNLYKPLITQLQYNICDLLRKSNARNFLEKYAMEHFRIYTNLNHTCPFSMKFPFLRYHFRNINCLLSLLKLIHRPF from the exons atggaaataaaaaatattttgcgaaTATATCATGTGTTCTTAAACCAATCAATTGGACAAGATCAATACTTAACATTGATGGTGATATTATTGGAGAACTTACAAATGCtcat TTGCTTGCGGAGATATTTTTATCGCGATAGCAGCAATTTGTATAAACCATTAATTACACAACTGCAGTACAACATTTGCGATCTTCTCCGCAAATCGAATGCCAGGAATTTTTTAGAGAAATATGCGATGGAacattttagaatatataccaatttaaaTCATACTTGTCCATTTTCG ATGAAGTTTCCATTCCTCCGCTACCACTTCAGGAATATAAACTGTCTATTAAGTTTACTCAAACTAATCCATCGGCCTTTTTAG
- the LOC117568560 gene encoding muskelin, with the protein MSSSTSTTSSPTDSSNGSLAISYGALPLVPGANSQKPFTLSERLSFEIHRYSSYSPNYLPENVLVDCPNDQTSRWSAYTNSPPQFLTLKLKRPAIVKKIKFGKFEKSHVCNIKKFRVFGGLEDEHMVLLLEAGLKNDNIPEVFNLRCMTEDGSENLPILYLKIVPLLSWSPSFNFSIWYIELHGQDDPMYTSARMKNYNMLRETEIIKLCLKHFRQQGYMEAFGALQEQTNVRLEHPLISELHKYLVVQGNFERAEEFVAECIEDGLMDEYLHKQDYKHSWHMKNTESDVKPGNRGGHQLAVDTKKRLIYLYGGWDGYQDLSDLWVFNIELDEWTLLCDRSELIKGPTPRSCHKMIFDPISENIFMLGRYLDNSIRTSDYIKSDFYLYDTRSNGWMQICDDTSQVGGPHLVYDHQMCIDTDKRTIYIFGGKILTPRSATSSVEPEYSGLFSYHIATDTWTQILVDCHHASAAQTDIMSIKSRITHCMVFHNKQRKLYIYGGQRGKEDLDELLTYDVDTQAISVLNKEHSHHGNTSTSEAKFEPSSGYTLRATIDCDRDEIYIFSSLNKIKDRRDVHHVEPSNSFWVYSLRTHKWSRIYYCRHSTQDINSINRANVLGTTKIDGCLEPCPRYAHQMVYDELAKTHYLFGGNPGISQYQQLRLDDFWLLNLEKPKREEILKHCRYLIRKLRYEEMVRIEPLKAMQYLRHHISEVIDHTDAEQLNNFHKLASLLFKPHEISHDATLSQKTTPEKCPETERFDEASDEILKAEMTEVIGLVTAENMSIESNESLATSGISETASSPSNSSCTKRARTESSCEKQNRRAFLFNKLVQLMPASMVQPERNLSDFVVI; encoded by the exons ATGTCTTCGTCCACGTCAACAACTTCCAGTCCAACGGACAGCTCAAATGGTTCTTTGGCAATTTCATATGGTGCCCTGCCCCTGGTGCCTGGTGCGAATTCGCAGAAGCCTTTCACGCTTTCCGAGCGCCTTAGCTTTGAGATTCACCGTTACTCCAGCTATTCGCCCAACTATTTGCCTGA AAATGTACTCGTCGACTGTCCAAATGATCAAACCTCTCGTTGGTCCGCCTATACGAATAGCCCACCACAATTTCTTACCCTGAAGCTCAAACGTCCCGCCATTGTGAAGAAGATCAAATTtgggaaatttgaaaaatcacACGTCtgtaacattaaaaaatttcgAGTTTTTGGTGGCTTAGAAGATGAGCATATGGTACTACTACTAGAAGC TGGCCTTAAAAACGACAATATACCTGAAGTATTCAATTTGCGTTGCATGACTGAGGATGGCTCGGAGAACCTGcccattttatatttaaaaatcgtGCCATTATTGTCTTGGAGTCCATCCTTCAATTTCagtatctggtatattgaacTGCATGGTCAGGATGATCCTATGTACACGTCTGCTCGCATGAAAAACTACAATATGCTGCGTGAAACTGAGATTATTAAACTGTGCCTGAAACACTTCCGCCAACAGGGTTATATGGAAGCTTTTGGCGCCCTACAGGAACAGACAAATGTGCGTCTAGAGCATCCGCTTATAAGCGAACTTCATAAGTATTtg GTGGTACAGGGTAATTTTGAGCGAGCCGAAGAGTTTGTTGCTGAGTGCATTGAGGATGGTCTAATGGATGAGTATTTGCATAAGCAGGACTATAAGCATTCTTGGCATATGAAAAACACTGAGAGTGACGTAAAGCCCGGAAATCGTGGTGGTCATCAGCTGGCTGTGGATACTAAGAAGCgacttatatatttatatggcgGTTGGGATGGCTATCAGGATCTGAGCGATTTGTGGGTATTTAATATAGAGCTGGATGAATGGACGCTGCTGTGTGATCGTTCGGAGCTAATTAAGGGTCCAACGCCACGTTCTTGTCACAAGATGATCTTCGATCCCATTAGCGAAAACATTTTCATGCTAGGGCGTTATCTCGACAACTCGATACGAACCAGCGATTACATTAAGAGTGACTTTTACCTATACGACACACGGTCAAATGGATGGATGCAAATTTGCGATGATACCAGTCAAGTTGGTGGGCCACATCTGGTCTACGATCATCAGATGTGCATCGACACCGATAAACGAACAATCTATATTTTTGGTGGCAAAATACTCACGCCACGAAGTGCCACATCTTCGGTGGAGCCAGAGTACTCTGGCCTGTTCTCGTATCATATTGCTACAGACACTTGGACACAGATACTTGTCGATTGCCATCATGCCAGCGCAGCGCAAACGGATATTATGTCAATTAAATCTCGTATTACTCACTGCATGGTGTTTcataat AAACAACGAAAACTTTACATTTATGGTGGCCAACGAGGAAAGGAGGACCTGGATGAGTTGCTAACTTACGACGTGGATACTCAGGCCATTTCAGTTCTTAATAAGGAGCATTCACATCATGGCAATACATCAACCTCGGAGGCAAAATTCGAACCATCATCCGGTTATACTTTGCGAGCTACAATTGATTGTGATCGTGacgaaatttatattttctca AGCCTGAATAAGATTAAGGATCGACGTGATGTACATCATGTCGAGCCCTCAAACTCTTTTTGGGTTTACTCATTGCGCACACACAAGTGGTCACGGATCTATTACTGCCGTCATAGTACTCAAGATATCAATTCCATAAATAGGGCAAATGTTTTGGGTACCACTAAAATCGATGGGTGCTTGGAACCATGTCCGCGATATGCTCATCAGATGGTCTACGATGAGTTAGCTAAGACGCACTATCTCTTTGGTGGTAATCCAGGCATTTCTCAGTATCAGCAACTGCGTTTGGATGACTTTTGGTTGCTGAATTTGGAAAA GCCAAAACGTGaggaaatattaaaacattgtCGCTATCTAATACGAAAACTTCGCTACGAGGAAATGGTGCGCATAGAACCTTTGAAAGCGATGCAGTATCTTAGGCATCATATATCTGAAGTAATAGATCATACCGATGCAGAGCAACTAAACAAC TTCCATAAGCTGGCATCATTACTCTTCAAGCCCCATGAAATCAGCCACGACGCCACTCTGAGTCAAAAAACTACACCTGAGAAGTGCCCTGAGACTGAAAGATTTGATGAAGCGTCCGATGAGATCTTAAAGG CTGAAATGACAGAAGTAATTGGACTGGTGACTGCTGAAAATATGTCAATCGAATCAAATGAAAGCCTGGCCACGTCTGGGATATCGGAGACAGCGTCCAGTCCCAGTAACTCGTCGTGCACCAAACGAGCGCGTACCGAGTCCAGTTGTGAGAAACAAAATCGTCGAGCTTTTCTTTTCAACAAATTGGTGCAACTGATGCCAGCAAGCATGGTGCAGCCAGAGCGCAATTTGAGCGATTTTGTGGTCATTTAA
- the LOC117568561 gene encoding G protein alpha q subunit has translation MECCLSEEAKEQKRINQEIEKQLRRDKRDARRELKLLLLGTGESGKSTFIKQMRIIHGSGYSDDDKRGYIKLVFQNIFMAMQSMIKAMDMLKIEYGAPETKEHADLIMSIDYESVTTFEDPYLNGIKCLWADSGIQECYDRRREYQLTDSAKYYLSDIARIEQADYLPTEQDILRARVPTTGILEYPFDLDGIVFRMVDVGGQRSERRKWIHCFENVTSIIFLVALSEYDQILFESDNENRMEESKALFRTIITYPWFQNSSIILFLNKKDLLEEKIMYSHVVDYFPEFDGPKQDHAAAKQFVLKKYLACNPDPERQCYSHFTTATDTENIKLVFCAVKDTIMQNALKEFNLG, from the exons ATGGAGTGCTGTTTATCGGAAGAGGCCAAGGAACAGAAACGGATCAATCAGGAAATCGAGAAACAGTTGCGACGCGATAAACGAGATGCCCGCCGAGAACTTAAACTGCTGTTATTGG GCACTGGCGAGTCGGGAAAGTCCACTTTTATCAAACAGATGCGTATTATTCATGGTAGCGGTTACTCAGACGATGATAAGCGTGGTTACATTAAGCTCGTGTTCCAAAATATCTTCATGGCCATGCAGTCCATGATCAAAGCCATGGATATGCTCAAAATAGAATATGGTGCTCCAGAGACTAAG GAACACGCTGATCTTATTATGAGCATTGATTACGAATCGGTGACAACATTTGAGGATCCCTATTTGAATGGCATTAAGTGTCTTTGGGCAGACTCTGGAATACAGGAGTGCTACGATCGACGAAGAGAATATCAATTGACAGATTCAGCTAAATA ctaTCTGAGCGATATAGCGCGTATTGAGCAGGCTGATTATTTGCCCACTGAGCAGGATATTCTACGTGCTCGTGTGCCCACAACTGGCATATTGGAGTATCCATTTGATTTGGATGGCATTGTATTCAG AATGGTGGATGTCGGTGGACAGCGTTCGGAGAGAAGAAAGTGGATTCACTGCTTTGAGAATGTTAcctcaattatatttttggtggCGCTTTCTGAATATGATCAAATTTTGTTCGAATCTGATAATGAG aATCGTATGGAGGAATCAAAAGCTCTATTTAGAACTATTATTACATACCCGTGGTTCCAAAACTCTTCAATTATTCTTTTCCTGAACAAGAAGGATTTGTTAGAGGAGAAAATCATGTATTCCCATGTTGTGGATTATTTCCCCGAATTTGATG GTCCGAAGCAGGATCATGCTGCGGCTAAACAATTCGTTCTGAAGAAATACTTGGCCTGCAATCCTGACCCTGAACGTCAATGTTATTCGCATTTCACCACAGCCACAG atACCGAAAACATTAAGCTTGTGTTCTGCGCCGTCaaagatacaattatgcaaaatgcacTTAAGGAGTTCAATTTGGGTTGA